From Aricia agestis chromosome 11, ilAriAges1.1, whole genome shotgun sequence, a single genomic window includes:
- the LOC121731513 gene encoding trypsin CFT-1-like gives MRTLVFLAALGVATAAPQLHTSRIVGGSDTDVETYPFMSNMQRSWFLIWWFQSCGGTLITRTSVLSAAHCYYGDSSSEWRVVLGTSLASGTDSIHYVSKLIVHKDYDPNLLVNDVAIVKLETPASLSNRINVASIAGPHFHLPDDTQVTAIGWGTLSSGGASVEQLQHVDLNIINQKICAERYAKLKETPGYEGWPNITPGMICLGILDIGGKDACQGDSGGPVVYNRSISIGITSWGYGCAHSHYPGVNTRVSSYTDWIVTNAK, from the exons ATGAGAACATTAGTTTTTTTAGCCGCCTTAGGAGTTGCAACTGCAG CTCCCCAGTTGCACACTTCACGAATTGTTGGCGGCTCCGATACCGATGTCGAGACATATCCTTTCATGTCGAACATGCAACGTAGCTGGTTTCTGATTTGGTGGTTTCAATCATGCGGTGGTACTCTCATTACTAGAACGTCTGTGCTTTCTGCTGCACATTGTTATTA CGGTGATTCGTCGTCCGAATGGCGCGTTGTACTAGGAACTTCTTTGGCATCGGGCACAGACAGCATCCATTACGTGTCTAAATTAATTGTTCACAAAGATTACGATCCAAATCTTCTCGTCAACGATGTTGCAATAGTCAAGCTGGAAACCCCTGCAAGTTTGTCCAATCGCATTAATGTTGCGAGCATTGCTGGGCCACACTTCCACCTGCCGGATGACACTCAAGTCACCGCTATAGGATGGGGAACTCTATCG TCTGGTGGTGCTTCGGTGGAGCAATTGCAGCACGTCGATCTTAATATCATAAACCAAAAAATTTGCGCTGAACGATATGCTAAGTTAAAGGAAACACCGGGATACGAAGGATGGCCAAATATTACTCCTGGAATGATCTGCTTGGGCATCCTCGATATAGGGGGCAAAGACGCTTGTCAAGGAGATTCGGGTGGACCAGTGGTATACAATAGATCAATTTCCATTGGTATAACATCATGGGGATATGGTTGTGCCCACAGCCACTATCCTGGAGTGAATACACGAGTGTCTTCCTATACCGACTGGATTGTAACAAATGCCAAATaa
- the LOC121731814 gene encoding UV excision repair protein RAD23 homolog A, with protein sequence MLVTLKTLQQQTFQIEIDPEETVKALKLKIEVEKGKEYMADNQKLIYAGKILLDDNKLRTYNIDEKKFIVIMVTKPKVSEAPPASTASTATGESASTDSGDAKSKAAEESKPKPTPTPVESERTSEPPAVSTEPDFEATVQSIMDMGYNRQQVEQALRASFNNRERAVEYLITGIPEELLLEQEIEENTDDDPLGFLRDQPQFQQMRAVIQQNPSLLNTVLQQIGQSNPALLQAISQHQQAFVRMLNEPVNPSDASTPAVAPAAISDEAAVDNPVAQTPQNVIQVSPQDKEAIERLKALGFPEHMVIQAYFACEKNENLAANFLLSQNFDD encoded by the coding sequence ATGTTGGTAACGTTAAAAACATTACAACAACAAACTTTCCAAATCGAAATCGATCCTGAGGAAACTGTTAAAGCATTAAAACTCAAAATTGAAGTTGAAAAGGGAAAAGAATACATGGCAGACAATCAAAAGCTTATTTATGCAGGAAAAATATTGCTCGATGACAACAAACTGCGTACGTATAATATAGACGAAAAGAAGTTTATAGTTATAATGGTGACAAAGCCAAAAGTGTCTGAAGCTCCGCCAGCGTCTACTGCATCGACTGCGACCGGTGAAAGTGCTTCAACTGACAGTGGTGATGCTAAAAGTAAAGCTGCCGAAGAAAGTAAACCTAAACCTACTCCCACTCCTGTAGAATCCGAACGCACTTCGGAGCCGCCAGCTGTTTCTACTGAACCTGATTTTGAAGCAACAGTTCAAAGCATCATGGATATGGGCTATAATAGACAACAAGTTGAACAAGCACTGCGCGCCTCCTTCAATAACCGAGAAAGAGCAGTTGAATATCTGATTACAGGCATACCAGAAGAGTTATTGCTAGAACAGGAAATTGAAGAAAACACTGATGATGATCCTCTAGGATTCCTTCGTGACCAGCCTCAGTTTCAACAGATGCGTGCTGTCATTCAGCAAAATCCAAGTTTACTTAATACAGTTTTACAGCAGATTGGTCAAAGTAACCCCGCTCTTTTACAAGCGATAAGCCAACATCAGCAGGCTTTTGTGCGAATGCTAAACGAACCAGTGAATCCATCTGATGCCAGTACTCCAGCTGTAGCTCCTGCTGCTATATCCGATGAAGCTGCTGTAGATAACCCTGTAGCACAGACTCCACAAAATGTTATTCAAGTGTCGCCCCAAGACAAAGAAGCTATTGAAAGATTAAAGGCGCTCGGTTTTCCTGAACATATGGTTATCCAAGCATACTTTGCTTGTGAAAAAAATGAGAACCTTGCAGCTAACTTCCTTTTGTCTCAAAATTTTGAtgattaa
- the LOC121731874 gene encoding uncharacterized protein LOC121731874, with protein MRPVLREWADREGGALTYRLTQVLTGHGCFGRYLCDIARREQTTACHHCDDERDTAQHTLLACPAWNEQRAALQAAVGDDISLPVIVRAMLSSENSWRAVATFAEEVMSAKEESERRREAESLDPRRRPRRRQRVRHGPDVPT; from the coding sequence ATGCGTCCCGTACTGAGGGAGTGGGCTGACAGAGAAGGCGGTGCTCTAACTTACCGCCTCACACAGGTACTGACTGGACACGGGTGtttcggtcggtacctgtgcgaCATCGCCAGACGTGAGCAGACAACAGCCTGCCACCATTGCGACGACGAACGGGACACGGCACAGCACACCTTGCTGGCCTGTCCCGCATGGAACGAACAAAGAGCGGCTCTGCAAGCCGCCGTTGGTGATGATATCTCGCTGCCAGTGATCGTACGTGCGATGCTGAGCAGCGAAAATTCCTGGAGAGCCGTCGCGACATTTGCCGAGGAGGTGATGTCAGCGAAAGAGGAGTCAGAGCGTAGGCGCGAGGCGGAGTCACTCGACCCTCGGAGGAGGCCAAGGCGTAGGCAAAGGGTCAGACATGGCCCCGACGTCCCGACTTAG